A window of the Uranotaenia lowii strain MFRU-FL unplaced genomic scaffold, ASM2978415v1 HiC_scaffold_423, whole genome shotgun sequence genome harbors these coding sequences:
- the LOC129760097 gene encoding uncharacterized protein LOC129760097 isoform X1: MADNPTIRACLKETERLKTYRQLTLSFNNLTTHTGLVIAYQNSRSLRENLKYINADAWYSRCDIIVFSETGILTNDEVNIPNFNIVYRSDRQTLPLFVKSGIAKGIICYAKIGLIISVESHKTVFKANNLNKYVGHTDLVILKYRHLSLLTGYKSPKINYNEFISVFNSIHNGNNDPTILIGDFNFNLNSTCDETKKFVKYLNRMNLFDKLVCNEPTTDLGSRLDIVFSNIRNISTGVYESYFSDHKPVFAIIRETVLELDSAEFLESEYYDNSLSNFVNDNIHNELFNDPPEELFNDANILIENSRTQILENEEWSNAELFRNLNEALSDILVTSIDFNVDTEYRILSLLENYSESLDLACTHLKVCPIQIFDNFRDIDRRANEQYCHDEFVEIEIPRDGNCQFHSISYSLIGNTNLSNVLRTLAFRSVLQNKSYFEGRENLLESGSFFKLLCISCEDSAWGNADTLYALSIILQRSIFVVIKGTPINCLEIRPAVASFTPIVLIYGSSHYNVLLPIELNSKYEFPNISVIDVRETELFS; the protein is encoded by the coding sequence ATGGCCGACAATCCTACTATCAGAGCTTGTTTGAAAGAAACGGAAAGATTGAAGACGTATAGACAATTAACTTtatcttttaataatttaacaactCACACAGGATTGGTAATTGCTTATCAGAATTCTAGatctttaagagaaaatttgaagtatATCAACGCAGATGCATGGTATTCGAGATGTGACATAATTGTATTTTCTGAAACGGGTATCCTGACAAACGATGAAGTAAATATACccaattttaatattgtttacCGATCAGATAGACAAACACTTCCATTGTTTGTTAAGAGTGGCATTGCAAAAGGTATAATATGCTATGCGAAAattggtttaataatttcagtAGAAAGTCATAAGACGGTTTTTAAAGCCAATAACCTCAATAAATATGTTGGCCACACCGACTTAGTGATTCTAAAATATAGACATCTTTCGCTTCTTACAGGCTATAAATCAcctaaaattaattataatgaatttatatctgtattcaattcaattcacaaCGGTAATAATGACCCAACCATATTGATAggagatttcaatttcaatctcaACAGTACATgtgacgaaacaaaaaaatttgttaaataccTGAATAGAATGAATCTTTTTGATAAGTTAGTTTGTAACGAGCCTACAACAGATCTTGGTTCAAGATTAGATATTGTGTTTTCGAacataagaaatatttcaactgGTGTATATGAGTCTTATTTTTCTGACCACAAACCAGTCTTTGCAATAATTCGTGAAACAGTATTGGAATTGGATTCTGCTGAATTTCTAGAAAGCGAGTATTATgataattctttatcaaattttgtcaatgacaACATCCACAATGAACTTTTCAATGACCCTCCAGAAGAACTTTTTAATGATGctaatattttgattgaaaattcaagaaCACAGATACTTGAAAACGAAGAATGGTCCAACGCTgaactttttagaaatttgaatgaaGCGTTATCAGATATTTTGGTTACTTCAATTGATTTTAATGTAGATACAGAATACCGCATTTTGTCATTGCTAGAAAATTATTCTGAATCACTTGATCTTGCTTGTACGCATTTGAAAGTTTGCccaattcagatttttgataattttcgagATATCGACAGGAGGGCGAATGAACAGTATTGTCATgatgaatttgttgaaattgaaattccgaGAGATGGAAATTGTCAGTTTCATTCGATTTCATATTCTTTGATTGGGAATACTAATTTGTCAAATGTTCTTCGAACGTTGGCATTCAGAAGCGTTTTACAAAATAAGTCCTATTTTGAAGGCAgagaaaatttacttgaatcaggatcattttttaaacttctttgtATTTCATGTGAAGACAGTGCCTGGGGTAATGCGGACACTTTATATGCATTGAGTATTATTTTACAGCGAAGTATTTTTGTCGTTATCAAAGGAACCCCAATTAATTGTTTGGAAATTAGACCAGCAGTAGCATCATTCACtccgattgttttgatttacgGATCATCCCATTATAATGTACTTCTTCCAATAGAACTTAATTCTAAATATGAGTTTCCGAATATAAGTGTAATTGATGTAAGAGAAACGGAactgttttcttaa
- the LOC129760097 gene encoding uncharacterized protein LOC129760097 isoform X2: protein MYFTISITVSLKFYLRLIKSFCNCFNMVNMHCLFTDFEKKIVEKINHLKMSSAGKYVRAPKSNSDPEEYGEMYGEWSSDDMEFEEREIPINEKREYKKSENQEYIQKIEKLQNTIDKLVKEMNTYRSREDDESVRSSALSDEDLSWNNAKVNPGSSANSGSIRWENIKPFPNDVPANAMWEQWNRFIDRFEIATSLANVTDPVKRAQTLFLSMGEKLQGITRAARLRPSLTEPNCYNLFVKNIEKYLQSMVDVTAEHEMFSNLQQGIDEPTIAFHARLLEKVRLCRYSQTDQDRFIRMQLLKGMRNREVAKAARIFGYETTFIVQSATREEAYIPKPSRVAESSRAFVVSRERNRFSGNKHLPKRRYNDAGWNYPERYRQESENHFSGEGKRFRCNRCNRLFHKSGTCPATNEECRTCGNPGHYAATCRERNATYIQKRQSSIKERSGEKDKHRFIGANLFPTRKRI, encoded by the coding sequence atgtattttacaatttctataaCAGTTAGCTTAAAGTTTTATCTACGCcttatcaaatcgttttgcaattGTTTTAATATGGTTAATATGCATTGTCtttttacagattttgaaaaaaaaatcgttgaaaaaataaaccatttgaAAATGTCGTCTGCCGGAAAATATGTTCGGGCCCCTAAATCCAACAGCGATCCCGAAGAATACGGCGAAATGTATGGCGAGTGGTCGTCAGATGACATGGAGTTTGAAGAACGTGAAATTCCAATAAACGAGAAAcgtgaatataaaaaaagtgaaaaccaGGAATACATCCAGAAGATAGAAAAACTGCAGAATACTATAGATAAATTAGTTAAAGAGATGAACACTTATCGCTCTCGTGAAGATGACGAGTCGGTCAGAAGTTCTGCGCTTTCTGATGAAGATCTAAGCTGGAACAATGCGAAGGTCAATCCAGGTTCATCAGCAAACTCTGGTAGTATTCGATGGGAAAATATAAAACCTTTCCCAAACGATGTTCCGGCAAACGCTATGTGGGAACAATGGAACAGGTTTATCGATCGGTTTGAGATCGCTACTTCCTTGGCAAATGTGACGGACCCTGTCAAGCGCGCTCAGACATTGTTCCTTTCGATGGGAGAGAAACTCCAAGGAATTACCAGGGCTGCGAGACTTCGCCCAAGTCTGACCGAACCAAACTGCTACAACCTATTTGtcaaaaacatcgaaaaatatCTGCAATCAATGGTCGACGTAACGGCGGAACATGAAATGTTTTCCAATCTCCAACAAGGCATTGATGAACCAACTATTGCCTTCCATGCACGTCTTTTGGAAAAAGTGCGTCTCTGTCGTTATAGTCAAACGGATCAGGATCGATTCATTCGAATGCAACTACTTAAAGGAATGCGTAACCGTGAGGTGGCAAAGGCGGCGAGAATTTTTGGCTATGAGACGACTTTTATTGTACAGTCTGCGACTCGAGAAGAGGCATACATTCCGAAACCGTCACGAGTAGCTGAATCCAGCAGAGCATTCGTGGTGTCGCGAGAACGGAATCGGTTCAGTGGAAATAAACACCTGCCAAAACGCCGATATAATGATGCGGGCTGGAATTACCCGGAAAGGTATCGACAAGAAAGCGAGAAccatttttccggagaaggaaAACGTTTTCGCTGCAATAGGTGTAACCGTTTGTTCCACAAATCTGGAACTTGTCCGGCAACTAATGAGGAGTGTCGTACTTGTGGAAATCCTGGACATTACGCGGCAACGTGCAGGGAAAGAAATGCCACGTACATTCAGAAAAGGCAAAGCTCCATTAAGGAAAGATCGGGTGAAAAAGATAAGCATAGGTTCATCGGAGCCAATTTGTTTCCTACACGcaaaagaatttag